Proteins from a single region of Streptomyces sp. Tu 3180:
- a CDS encoding ABC transporter permease: MLQFILRRSVGAVVTLFLIGAATFFLFVAAPSDYASLACGKDCSPARLEDIREALGLNQPIAQQFWEFMSGIVAGRDFPDGHCAAPCLGQSFYSGDFVWDTIMDRFPLTLSLTIGSIVVFLFVGLGTGMLAAYKRGSAVDKVATGASMVLSSFQIYFLGPIALMIFVYSTGWMEDPKYVPFTEDPVGWLVGLSIPMVVMATIFTAQYTRMARASMIEQLAEEHVRTARAKGMSRNYVFFRYAWRGSLIPIVTILGIDISALLGGGVVTELTFSLQGIGRLAVDGAVNKDLPLTMGVMLFGAFFILLLNILVDIAYAWIDPRVRLS; the protein is encoded by the coding sequence ATGCTTCAGTTCATACTCCGGCGTTCGGTCGGTGCCGTCGTCACCTTGTTCCTCATCGGCGCCGCCACCTTCTTCCTCTTCGTCGCCGCGCCCTCCGATTACGCCTCCCTGGCCTGTGGCAAGGACTGCTCGCCCGCGCGACTGGAGGACATCCGCGAAGCGCTCGGCCTGAACCAGCCGATCGCCCAGCAGTTCTGGGAGTTCATGTCCGGCATCGTCGCCGGCCGCGACTTCCCGGACGGGCACTGCGCGGCCCCGTGCCTCGGCCAGTCGTTCTACTCGGGCGACTTCGTCTGGGACACGATCATGGACCGCTTCCCGCTCACGCTGTCGCTGACCATCGGCTCGATCGTCGTCTTCCTGTTCGTCGGTCTCGGTACGGGCATGCTGGCCGCCTACAAGCGCGGCTCCGCGGTGGACAAGGTGGCCACCGGCGCGTCCATGGTGCTCAGCTCCTTCCAGATCTACTTCCTGGGCCCGATCGCGCTGATGATCTTCGTCTACAGCACCGGCTGGATGGAGGACCCCAAGTACGTCCCGTTCACCGAGGACCCGGTGGGCTGGCTCGTCGGACTGTCCATCCCCATGGTCGTGATGGCCACGATCTTCACCGCGCAGTACACGCGTATGGCGCGCGCCTCGATGATCGAGCAGCTCGCCGAGGAGCACGTGCGCACCGCCCGGGCCAAGGGCATGTCGAGGAACTACGTGTTCTTCCGCTACGCCTGGCGGGGTTCCCTCATCCCGATCGTCACCATCCTGGGCATCGACATCAGTGCCCTGCTGGGCGGCGGCGTGGTCACGGAACTGACCTTCTCCCTCCAGGGAATCGGTCGCCTCGCCGTCGACGGAGCGGTCAACAAGGACCTCCCGCTGACGATGGGCGTCATGCTGTTCGGAGCCTTCTTCATCCTGCTCCTGAACATCCTCGTCGACATCGCGTACGCCTGGATCGACCCGCGCGTCCGGCTCTCCTAG
- a CDS encoding ABC transporter substrate-binding protein yields the protein MKSQTSRRARAIVVALAAGSLALTACSKNEGGSSGKDSKKDQKEASTQSKAVTYADAAASAGPAEEVPGAKSGGTIQVYQEAGLSHLDPGQIYVSDAGQVANLLFRGLTNFEEDGKGNVSVVGDLATDSGKSSDGGKTWTFTLKDGIKDQNGKEITSADVRHSVERLYAKFIFDGPTYLQTWLSGPDYRKALPDGGFGKKHLPDSVLETPDDKTVIFHFDTPRPDLPQTLAMPGYSVVPEESDTKEKYDKAPVATGPYKIAEYKVGKTLKLVKNDQWDPKTDSVRHQYVDGWNFDFGVTESTQTKRLIADQGASKSAIQFTGSVDSTQIQDVIGDPAVNKRTIKGYQPYVMQLTFNLDRVKNKKVRDAVTYAVNSKSLIAGEGGAYGGDVAPNLFAPTLPGYEADYDPYGRLKAPQGDIEKAKELLKDVPAAEKKLVFAYGNTEQGQKRKVAIEDALSKVGIDVVSKEIDSASYYEQIGKLDNPYDIYITGWGQDWPSPGTVVTPIYDGDQVADGAPNYSHMKDPKVQELIKKALTQEPTEADKTWKEAHRYILEEVNPAAPLWYTKQFQLYGSNIGGARYSTESSYIDVTRLFLKS from the coding sequence ATGAAGTCGCAGACCTCGCGCAGAGCGCGTGCCATCGTGGTCGCCCTCGCGGCCGGCTCCCTCGCGCTCACCGCTTGCTCCAAGAACGAGGGCGGCAGCTCGGGCAAGGACTCCAAGAAGGACCAGAAGGAGGCGTCCACCCAGTCCAAGGCGGTGACCTACGCCGACGCCGCGGCGTCGGCCGGCCCCGCCGAGGAGGTGCCCGGCGCCAAGAGCGGCGGCACCATCCAGGTCTACCAGGAGGCGGGCCTGTCCCACCTCGACCCGGGCCAGATCTACGTCTCCGACGCCGGCCAGGTCGCCAACCTGCTGTTCCGCGGCCTGACCAACTTCGAGGAGGACGGCAAGGGCAACGTCTCGGTCGTCGGTGACCTCGCCACCGACTCCGGCAAGTCCTCCGACGGCGGCAAGACCTGGACGTTCACGCTCAAGGACGGCATCAAGGACCAGAACGGCAAGGAGATCACCTCCGCCGACGTCCGCCACTCCGTCGAGCGCCTGTACGCCAAGTTCATCTTCGACGGCCCGACCTACCTGCAGACCTGGCTGAGCGGCCCGGACTACCGCAAGGCGCTGCCGGACGGCGGCTTCGGCAAGAAGCACCTGCCGGACTCGGTCCTGGAGACCCCGGACGACAAGACCGTCATCTTCCACTTCGACACCCCGCGTCCGGACCTCCCCCAGACGCTCGCCATGCCGGGCTACTCCGTCGTGCCGGAGGAGTCCGACACGAAGGAGAAGTACGACAAGGCCCCGGTCGCCACCGGCCCGTACAAGATCGCCGAGTACAAGGTCGGCAAGACCCTCAAGCTGGTCAAGAACGACCAGTGGGACCCGAAGACCGACTCCGTGCGCCACCAGTACGTGGACGGCTGGAACTTCGACTTCGGCGTGACCGAGTCGACCCAGACCAAGCGTCTGATCGCCGACCAGGGCGCGTCGAAGAGCGCCATCCAGTTCACCGGCAGCGTCGACTCGACCCAGATCCAGGACGTCATCGGCGACCCGGCGGTCAACAAGCGCACGATCAAGGGCTACCAGCCCTACGTCATGCAGCTGACGTTCAACCTCGACCGCGTCAAGAACAAGAAGGTCCGCGACGCCGTCACCTACGCGGTGAACTCCAAGTCGCTCATCGCCGGTGAGGGCGGCGCGTACGGCGGCGACGTGGCCCCGAACCTGTTCGCCCCGACCCTGCCGGGCTACGAGGCGGACTACGACCCCTACGGCCGCCTGAAGGCGCCGCAGGGCGACATCGAGAAGGCCAAGGAGCTCCTGAAGGACGTCCCGGCCGCCGAGAAGAAGCTCGTCTTCGCCTACGGCAACACCGAGCAGGGCCAGAAGCGCAAGGTCGCCATCGAGGACGCGCTGAGCAAGGTCGGCATCGACGTCGTCTCCAAGGAGATCGACTCCGCGAGCTACTACGAGCAGATCGGCAAGCTCGACAACCCGTACGACATCTACATCACCGGCTGGGGCCAGGACTGGCCGTCGCCGGGCACGGTCGTCACGCCGATCTACGACGGTGACCAGGTCGCCGACGGTGCGCCGAACTACTCGCACATGAAGGACCCGAAGGTCCAGGAGCTCATCAAGAAGGCCCTGACCCAGGAGCCGACCGAGGCCGACAAGACCTGGAAGGAAGCGCACCGCTACATCCTCGAAGAGGTCAACCCGGCCGCTCCGCTGTGGTACACGAAGCAGTTCCAGCTCTACGGTTCGAACATCGGCGGTGCCCGCTACAGCACCGAGTCGAGCTACATCGACGTCACCCGTCTGTTCCTGAAGTCGTAA
- the typA gene encoding translational GTPase TypA gives MATRHDIRNVAIVAHVDHGKTTIVDGMLKQAGAFAAHQLDSVDDRMMDSNDLEREKGITILAKNTAVKYHPKDGGDPITINIIDTPGHADFGGEVERGLSMVDGVVLLVDASEGPLPQTRFVLRKALQQRLPIILCINKTDRPDSRIDEVVNETYDLFLDLDADEEQIEFPIVYACGRDGIASLTKPEDGTVPADSDSLEPFFSTILEHIPAPTYDEGAPLQAHVTNLDADNFLGRIALLRVHQGELKKGQTVAWMKRDGSVSNVRISELMMTEALTRKPAEKAGPGDICAVAGIPDIMIGETLADTENPVPLPLITVDEPAISMTIGTNTSPLVGRGGTGKGADNKAAVKDRKVTARQVKDRLDRELIGNVSLRVLETDRPDAWEVQGRGELALAILVETMRREGYELTVGKPQVVTKEVDGKVYEPVERMTIDVPEEHMGAVTQLMGVRKGRMDNMSNHGSGWVRMEFVVPSRGLIGFRTEFLTQTRGTGIAHSIHEGHEPWFGTLTTRNNGSLVADRAGAVTAFAMTNLQERGVLFVEPGTEVYEGMIVGENSRSDDMDVNITKEKKLTNMRSSTADVAESIVPPRKLSLEQSLEFCRDDECVEVTPEAVRIRKVNLDARERARAASRAKHG, from the coding sequence ATGGCCACGCGCCACGACATCCGCAACGTCGCCATCGTCGCCCACGTCGACCACGGCAAGACCACCATCGTCGACGGCATGCTCAAGCAGGCCGGCGCCTTCGCGGCCCACCAGCTCGACTCCGTCGACGACCGCATGATGGACTCGAACGACCTGGAGCGTGAGAAGGGCATCACGATCCTCGCCAAGAACACGGCGGTGAAGTACCACCCCAAGGACGGCGGGGACCCGATCACCATCAACATCATCGACACCCCCGGCCACGCCGACTTCGGTGGTGAGGTCGAGCGCGGTCTGTCGATGGTCGACGGTGTGGTGCTGCTGGTGGACGCCTCCGAGGGCCCGCTGCCGCAGACCCGTTTCGTGCTGCGCAAGGCGCTCCAGCAGCGGCTGCCGATCATCCTGTGCATCAACAAGACGGACCGGCCGGACTCCCGCATCGACGAGGTCGTCAACGAGACCTACGACCTCTTCCTCGACCTGGACGCCGACGAGGAGCAGATCGAGTTCCCGATCGTCTACGCCTGCGGCCGTGACGGCATCGCCTCCCTGACCAAGCCGGAGGACGGCACGGTCCCGGCCGACTCCGACTCGCTGGAGCCGTTCTTCTCCACGATCCTGGAGCACATCCCGGCCCCCACCTACGACGAGGGCGCCCCGCTCCAGGCCCACGTCACCAACCTCGACGCCGACAACTTCCTCGGCCGCATCGCCCTGCTGCGCGTCCACCAGGGCGAGCTGAAGAAGGGGCAGACGGTCGCCTGGATGAAGCGCGACGGCTCGGTCTCCAACGTCCGCATCTCCGAGCTGATGATGACCGAGGCGCTCACCCGCAAGCCCGCCGAGAAGGCCGGCCCCGGTGACATCTGCGCCGTCGCCGGCATCCCGGACATCATGATCGGCGAGACCCTGGCCGACACGGAGAACCCCGTCCCGCTGCCGCTGATCACGGTGGACGAGCCGGCGATCTCCATGACCATCGGCACCAACACCTCCCCGCTGGTCGGCCGCGGCGGCACCGGCAAGGGCGCCGACAACAAGGCGGCCGTGAAGGACCGCAAGGTCACCGCCCGCCAGGTCAAGGACCGCCTGGACCGCGAGCTGATCGGCAACGTCTCGCTGCGCGTCCTGGAGACCGACCGCCCCGACGCCTGGGAGGTGCAGGGCCGCGGCGAGCTGGCGCTGGCCATCCTGGTGGAGACCATGCGCCGGGAGGGCTACGAACTCACCGTCGGCAAGCCGCAGGTGGTCACCAAGGAGGTCGACGGCAAGGTCTACGAGCCGGTCGAGCGCATGACCATCGACGTCCCCGAGGAGCACATGGGCGCGGTCACCCAGCTCATGGGCGTCCGCAAGGGCCGGATGGACAACATGTCCAACCACGGCTCGGGCTGGGTGCGCATGGAGTTCGTGGTGCCCTCCCGCGGTCTGATCGGCTTCCGCACGGAGTTCCTGACCCAGACCCGCGGCACCGGCATCGCCCACTCCATCCACGAGGGCCACGAGCCCTGGTTCGGCACGCTCACCACCCGGAACAACGGCTCCCTGGTCGCCGACCGCGCCGGTGCGGTCACCGCGTTCGCGATGACCAACCTCCAGGAGCGCGGCGTGCTGTTCGTCGAGCCCGGCACCGAGGTGTACGAGGGCATGATCGTCGGTGAGAACTCCCGCTCCGACGACATGGACGTCAACATCACCAAGGAGAAGAAGCTCACCAACATGCGGTCGTCCACGGCCGACGTGGCCGAGTCGATCGTGCCGCCGCGCAAGCTGTCGCTGGAGCAGTCCCTGGAGTTCTGCCGCGACGACGAGTGCGTCGAGGTGACCCCGGAGGCGGTCCGCATCCGCAAGGTGAACCTGGACGCCCGCGAGCGCGCCCGCGCCGCGAGCCGCGCCAAGCACGGCTGA
- a CDS encoding ABC transporter ATP-binding protein, whose amino-acid sequence MTTLTKTEDAPAPTGPESFLSVRDLRVQFSTEDGIVKAVDGLSFDVERGKTLGIVGESGSGKSVTNLTILGLHNPRTSTIQGEIVLDGQELVTAEEKELEQLRGNKMAMIFQDPLTALSPYYTVGRQLSEPFMKHTGASKKEAKDRAIQMLEKVGIPQPKVRFDDYPHQFSGGMRQRAMIAMALMCDPDLLIADEPTTALDVTVQAQILDLLKDLQQEFGSAIIFITHDLGVISNMADDLLVMYAGRAVERGSVKEVLRTPKHPYTWGLLSSMPRLDGDIHEELTPIPGSPPSLLNPPSGCPFHPRCAFTGEVSGNRCSTERPPLGEGRAAACHLTAEQKQTIFIDKIQPRLR is encoded by the coding sequence GTGACCACACTGACCAAGACCGAGGACGCCCCGGCCCCGACCGGGCCCGAGAGCTTCCTCTCGGTCCGTGACCTGCGGGTGCAGTTCTCCACCGAGGACGGCATCGTCAAGGCGGTCGACGGCCTCTCCTTCGACGTCGAGCGCGGCAAGACCCTGGGCATCGTGGGCGAGTCGGGTTCCGGCAAGTCCGTCACCAACCTGACGATCCTGGGCCTGCACAACCCGCGGACGTCGACGATCCAGGGTGAGATCGTCCTGGACGGCCAGGAACTCGTCACCGCCGAGGAGAAGGAGCTGGAGCAGCTCCGCGGCAACAAGATGGCGATGATCTTCCAGGACCCGCTGACCGCGCTGTCCCCGTACTACACGGTGGGCCGGCAGCTGTCCGAGCCGTTCATGAAGCACACCGGCGCCTCCAAGAAGGAGGCGAAGGACCGGGCGATCCAGATGCTGGAGAAGGTCGGCATCCCGCAGCCCAAGGTGCGCTTCGACGACTACCCGCACCAGTTCTCCGGCGGCATGCGCCAGCGCGCGATGATCGCCATGGCGCTGATGTGCGACCCCGACCTGCTGATCGCCGACGAGCCGACCACCGCGCTCGACGTGACCGTGCAGGCGCAGATCCTGGACCTGCTCAAGGACCTCCAGCAGGAGTTCGGGTCCGCGATCATCTTCATCACCCACGACCTCGGCGTCATCTCGAACATGGCCGACGACCTGCTCGTGATGTACGCGGGCCGGGCCGTGGAGCGCGGCAGCGTCAAGGAGGTGCTGCGCACCCCCAAGCACCCCTACACCTGGGGCCTGCTCAGCTCGATGCCGCGCCTGGACGGCGACATCCACGAGGAGCTCACCCCGATCCCCGGCTCCCCGCCGTCGCTGCTCAACCCGCCCTCCGGCTGCCCCTTCCACCCCCGCTGCGCCTTCACGGGCGAGGTGTCGGGCAACCGCTGCAGCACGGAACGGCCGCCGCTCGGCGAAGGCCGCGCCGCGGCGTGCCACCTGACGGCGGAGCAGAAGCAGACCAT